In the genome of Myxococcus stipitatus, one region contains:
- a CDS encoding Tex family protein, whose translation MHAYAAELSQELGLKPEQVDRTLALNAEGATVPFIARYRKEVTGGLDEVQIQTILDRAAERTELDSRRDTILRSVEEQGKLTPELAKALKAAKTRTELEDLYLPYRPKRRTRAAIARERGLEPLADLLWKQDGKRGEDADAKVRAFVNAEKDVPDVAAALAGARDICAERVSEDAGLRRESREVCAKRGSLRSDVVPSKKNEPTKFENYYGHEEPLSQAPSHRVLALLRGEEEGVLKVKLNMPDDEVKALLASRVVTRPQSLFAQELRAAVEDGWERLMGPSLESELRAELKERADKGAIGVFGENLRHLLLTAPAGARAVLALDPGLRTGIKLAMLDNTGSVAETLTLYSERSADERVRAAKLLSAVVQKHKPELIAVGNGTGSREAETFVRDTLKALGVQVPVVSVSEQGASIYSASEVARDEFPDMDVSLRGAVSIGRRLQDPLAELVKIDPKSIGVGQYQHDVDQGLLKKKLGEVVDSCVNAVGVDVNTASPQLLEHVSGVGPSLAKKLVAHRAAKGRFTTRRELLKVSGLGPKTFEQAAGFLRVNGPEPLDSSAVHPERYAVVERMAKDLGVEVKALVGNAALVRKIDPKRYLGPDLGEMTLKDILAELEKPSRDPRGDFTAPVMRDDLRTLEDVKEGMVLQGVVTNVTAFGAFVDVGVHQDGLVHVSQISTKFVKDPSEVVKVGDRLTVRVLSVDLARKRLALSVRAAQEGGTPQPSGRPAVGGATGAPRMTDRGNTGGKGASGQRPGSGPPQGGARSGSSSGSSEKDKKGPEPFNNPFRNLKR comes from the coding sequence ATGCACGCCTACGCCGCTGAGCTGTCGCAAGAGCTGGGTCTCAAGCCCGAGCAGGTGGACCGCACCCTGGCGCTGAACGCCGAGGGGGCCACTGTTCCCTTCATCGCTCGCTACCGGAAGGAAGTCACTGGAGGGCTGGACGAGGTTCAAATCCAGACCATCCTGGACCGGGCCGCCGAGCGCACCGAGCTGGACTCGCGCCGCGACACGATTCTGCGCTCCGTGGAGGAGCAGGGGAAGCTGACGCCGGAGCTGGCCAAGGCGCTCAAGGCGGCGAAGACGCGCACGGAGCTGGAGGACCTGTACCTGCCCTACCGGCCCAAGCGCCGCACGCGCGCGGCCATCGCTCGCGAGCGGGGGCTGGAGCCGCTGGCGGACCTCTTGTGGAAGCAGGACGGCAAGCGCGGCGAGGACGCGGACGCGAAGGTGCGGGCGTTCGTCAACGCGGAGAAGGACGTGCCGGACGTGGCGGCGGCGCTGGCGGGGGCTCGCGACATCTGCGCGGAGCGGGTGAGCGAGGACGCGGGGCTGCGGCGCGAGTCGCGTGAGGTGTGCGCGAAGCGCGGCTCGCTGCGCTCGGACGTGGTGCCCTCGAAGAAGAACGAGCCCACCAAGTTCGAGAACTACTACGGCCACGAGGAGCCCCTGTCGCAGGCCCCGTCCCACCGCGTGCTGGCGCTCCTGCGCGGCGAGGAGGAGGGCGTGTTGAAGGTGAAGCTCAACATGCCGGACGACGAGGTGAAGGCGCTGCTCGCCAGCCGCGTGGTGACGCGGCCCCAGTCGCTGTTCGCGCAGGAGCTGCGCGCGGCGGTGGAGGATGGCTGGGAGCGGCTGATGGGGCCGTCGCTGGAGTCGGAGCTGCGCGCGGAGCTGAAGGAGCGCGCGGACAAGGGCGCCATCGGCGTCTTCGGTGAGAACCTGCGGCACCTGCTGCTGACGGCGCCAGCGGGGGCTCGCGCGGTGCTGGCGCTGGACCCGGGGCTTCGCACCGGCATCAAGCTGGCGATGCTGGACAACACGGGCAGCGTGGCGGAGACGCTGACGCTGTACTCGGAGCGGAGCGCGGACGAGCGGGTGCGCGCCGCGAAGCTGCTCTCCGCCGTGGTGCAGAAGCACAAGCCGGAGCTGATTGCCGTGGGCAACGGCACGGGCAGCCGCGAGGCGGAGACCTTCGTGCGCGACACGCTCAAGGCCCTGGGCGTGCAGGTGCCCGTGGTGTCGGTGAGCGAGCAGGGCGCGTCCATCTACTCGGCGTCGGAGGTGGCGCGCGACGAGTTCCCGGACATGGACGTGAGCCTGCGCGGCGCGGTGTCCATTGGCCGGCGGTTGCAGGACCCGCTCGCGGAGCTGGTGAAGATCGACCCGAAGAGCATCGGCGTCGGGCAGTACCAGCACGACGTGGACCAGGGGCTCTTGAAGAAGAAGCTGGGCGAGGTGGTGGACTCGTGCGTGAACGCGGTGGGCGTGGATGTGAACACCGCGTCGCCGCAGCTGCTGGAGCACGTGTCCGGCGTGGGCCCGTCGCTGGCGAAGAAGCTGGTGGCGCACCGGGCCGCGAAGGGGCGCTTCACCACGCGGCGGGAGCTCCTGAAGGTGAGCGGGCTGGGGCCCAAGACGTTCGAGCAGGCCGCGGGCTTCCTGCGGGTGAATGGCCCGGAGCCGCTGGACTCGAGCGCCGTGCATCCGGAGCGCTATGCGGTGGTGGAGCGCATGGCGAAGGACCTGGGCGTGGAGGTGAAGGCGCTCGTGGGCAACGCGGCGCTGGTGCGGAAGATCGACCCCAAGCGCTACCTGGGCCCGGACCTGGGAGAGATGACGCTGAAGGACATCCTCGCGGAGCTGGAGAAGCCGAGCCGCGACCCGCGCGGCGACTTCACCGCCCCGGTGATGCGCGATGACCTGCGCACGCTGGAGGACGTGAAGGAGGGCATGGTGCTCCAGGGCGTGGTGACGAACGTCACGGCCTTTGGTGCCTTCGTCGACGTGGGCGTGCACCAGGATGGCCTGGTCCACGTGTCGCAAATCTCGACGAAGTTCGTGAAGGACCCGTCCGAGGTGGTGAAGGTGGGCGACCGGCTGACGGTGCGCGTGCTCAGCGTGGACCTCGCGCGCAAGCGCCTGGCGCTGTCGGTGCGCGCGGCGCAGGAGGGTGGAACTCCGCAGCCGTCGGGGCGTCCCGCCGTGGGCGGCGCGACCGGGGCCCCGCGCATGACGGACCGAGGCAACACGGGAGGCAAGGGGGCTTCGGGTCAGCGCCCCGGCAGCGGACCTCCGCAGGGGGGCGCACGCTCGGGGTCCTCCTCCGGTTCGAGCGAGAAGGACAAGAAGGGACCGGAGCCGTTCAACAACCCGTTCCGCAACCTCAAGCGCTGA